In a single window of the Rhodamnia argentea isolate NSW1041297 chromosome 2, ASM2092103v1, whole genome shotgun sequence genome:
- the LOC115755054 gene encoding transcription termination factor MTERF4, chloroplastic: MSPLSASRKSIKTLSGLVIVIPKLVSVETSRALCTHDHTLRRCAGLLRFSPSFSTRSSKYPEYEMPSVTWGVVQGRKEKLVSRVIICDYLKGIGIIPDELENLELPSTVEVMRERVEFLQKLGLTVDDINEYPLMLGCSVRKNMIPVLGYLEKIGIQRPRLGEFVKNYPQVLHASVVVELAPVVKFLRGLDVEKQDIGYVLQKYPELLGFKLEGTMSTSVAYLVSIGVSPRDIGPMVTQYPYFLGMRVGTVIKPLVDYLVSLGLPKKIVARMLEKRAYILGYDLEETVKPNIDCLISFGIKRESLASVIAQYPQILGLPLKAKLSSQQYFFTLKLKIDPEGFAEVVEKMPQIVSLNQNVIMKPVEFLLGRGIPSEDVAKMIVKCPQLVALRVELMKNSYYFFKSDIGRPLKELVEFPEYFTYSLESRIKPRYQRLQSKGIRSSLNWFLNCSDHRFEERMQAQYIERDFEGPSFCIGGKLELPGGQIVSDEEVESDDEVLYRRTVSL; the protein is encoded by the coding sequence ATGAGCCCCCTTTCGGCGTCGAGGAAATCCATTAAGACCCTTTCCGGTCTTGTCATTGTCATCCCAAAACTCGTCTCTGTTGAAACCTCCCGAGCCCTATGCACCCACGATCACACTCTCCGGAGATGTGCCGGGCTTTTGCGCTTCTCTCCTTCGTTCTCGACGCGGTCGTCGAAATACCCTGAATACGAAATGCCTTCCGTGACTTGGGGTGTTGTGCAGGGCCGCAAAGAAAAGCTTGTTTCGCGCGTGATAATATGCGATTACTTGAAGGGGATAGGGATAATTCCGGATGAATTGGAGAATCTGGAGCTGCCCTCGACTGTTGAGGTAATGAGGGAGCGTGTTGAGTTCCTGCAGAAGTTGGGCTTGACAGTTGATGACATAAATGAATACCCTCTGATGCTTGGTTGTAGTGTGCGCAAAAATATGATACCGGTGCTTGGCTATCTCGAAAAGATTGGGATTCAGAGGCCGAGGCTTGGAGAATTTGTGAAGAATTACCCGCAGGTGTTACATGCCAGTGTGGTTGTTGAGCTAGCTCCGGTTGTGAAGTTTCTCCGAGGACTTGATGTGGAGAAACAAGATATCGGTTATGTTCTGCAGAAATATCCGGAACTATTGGGGTTTAAGCTAGAGGGAACGATGAGTACTTCGGTTGCTTATCTTGTCAGCATTGGAGTTAGTCCTAGAGATATCGGTCCAATGGTTACCCAGTATCCGTATTTCCTGGGGATGAGAGTTGGGACGGTGATTAAGCCTCTGGTTGATTACCTGGTTTCTTTGGGTTTGCCGAAGAAAATTGTTGCAAGGATGTTGGAGAAGCGAGCATATATACTTGGCTATGATCTTGAAGAGACAGTTAAACCTAATATTGATTGTTTGATTAGCTTTGGTATAAAAAGGGAATCTCTAGCATCGGTTATTGCTCAATACCCACAAATTCTTGGGCTTCCTTTGAAAGCTAAATTGTCTTCGCAGCAATACTTCTTTACTTTAAAGCTCAAGATTGACCCAGAGGGATTTGCTGAAGTAGTAGAGAAGATGCCACAAATAGTTAGCCTTAACCAAAATGTCATCATGAAACCTGTAGAGTTCCTTTTAGGCCGAGGAATACCCTCTGAGGATGTGGCAAAGATGATTGTGAAGTGTCCTCAGTTAGTTGCCCTGCGGGTTGAGCTCATGAAGAACAGTTACTATTTCTTCAAGAGCGATATAGGGAGACCTTTGAAAGAGCTCGTCGAGTTTCCTGAATACTTCACTTATAGCTTGGAATCTAGGATAAAGCCTAGGTATCAGAGGTTACAAAGCAAGGGAATCAGATCTTCATTGAATTGGTTTCTTAATTGCAGTGACCATAGATTTGAGGAGCGGATGCAGGCTCAATATATTGAAAGAGATTTTGAAGGCCCATCTTTTTGTATTGGAGGAAAACTAGAGCTACCGGGGGGTCAGATAGTCTCAGATGAGGAAGTTGAGAGTGATGATGAAGTACTTTACCGAAGAACAGTTTCTCTTTAA
- the LOC115754671 gene encoding protein GIGANTEA, which translates to MAACERWIDGLQYSSLFWPPPQDILQKKAQVNAYVELFGQFTSEQFPDDIAELIRSRYPSKEKCLFDDVLATFVLHHPEHGHAVVLPIISCIIDGTLVYNRNEPPFASFISLVCPSSENEYSEQWALACGEILRMLTLYNRPIYKSEHQNGEPDRSNSCGGASTSKSTMGQSVPLVQQERRPTRPLSPWITDILLAAPLGIRSDYFRWCGGVMGKYAAGELKPPITSTSRGSGKHPQLMPSTPRWAVANGAGVILSVCDEEVARYETATLTAVAVPALLLPPPTTALDEHLVAGLPALEPYARLFHRYYAIATPSATQRLLLGLLEAPPSWAPDALDAAVQLVELLRAAEEYASGMRLPRNWMHLHFLRAIGTAMSMRAGVAADAAAALLFRILSQPALLFPPLRQVEGIEVQYEPLGGHVSSYMKQIEVPAAEATIEATAQGIASMLCAHGPEVEWRICTIWEAAYGLIPLSSSAVDLPEIIVATPLQSPILSWNLYIPLLKVLEYLPRGSPSEACLMKIFVATVEAILQRTFPPNRYHEETVRTRHLSSLGSASKNLAVAELRTMVHSLFLESCASVELASRLLFVVLTVCVSYEAQSSGSKRPTGEAFSTQNESSEDSQVSLENRRGRKVRKMKKQGPVAAFDSYVLAAVCALACELQLFPLISRGSNNSNCNNMDGLVKPAKINGSTIELQNSFDSAIHHTHRILAILEALFSLKPSSVGTSWSYSSNEIVAAAMVAAHVSELFRRSKACMHALSVLMRCNWDSEIHSRASSLYNLIDIHGKAVASIVNKAEPLEAHLLHAPVWKDSSLCLDRKTNNYASNSCFELGQSSVPMHGESVNAKCSVNCGKALDSSDSSASPLGKSIDSFPLDASDLAHFLTKDRHIGFNCSAQVLLRSILAEKPESCFAVVSLLWHKLIAAPEMQPSAESTSAQQGWRQVVDAMCNVVSASPTKAAAAVVLQAERELQPWIAKDDDQGQKMWRINQRIIKLIVELMRNHERPESLMIIASASDLLLRATDGMLIDGEACTLPQLELLEVTARAVQLILEWGESGLVVADGLSNLLKCRLPATVTCLSHPSAHVRALSTSVLRDIMQTGSVDSRQNLRERNEIHGPYQYFNLDVIEWQADIEKCLRWEAHSRLASGMSIQFLDIAAKELGCAISL; encoded by the exons GCTCAGGTAAATGCTTATGTTGAGCTTTTTGGTCAGTTCACGTCGGAACAATTTCCTGATGATATTGCTGAG CTTATCCGAAGCCGTTATCCATCGAAAGAAAAGTGCCTGTTCGACGACGTATTGG CAACATTTGTTCTTCACCATCCAGAACATGGTCACGCTGTTGTTCTTCCGATAATCTCCTGCATTATTGATGGTACACTGGTGTATAATAGGAATGAGCCTCCATTTGCCTCTTTCATTTCTTTGGTCTGTCCAAGTAGTGAG AATGAGTATTCTGAGCAGTGGGCTCTGGCATGTGGGGAgattttgagaatgttgacccTCTACAATCGTCCGATATATAAATCGGAACATCAAAATGGTGAACCAGACAGAAGCAATAGCTGCGGCGGTGCCTCAACGAGCAAATCTACAATGGGACAATCTGTTCCTTTGGTTCAGCAGGAAAGGAGACCTACAAGGCCTCTATCTCCATGGATTACTGATATTTTGCTTGCCGCTCCTCTTGGAATCAGAAGCGACTACTTCCGATG GTGTGGTGGTGTTATGGGAAAGTATGCAGCCGGTGAACTTAAGCCTCCTATAACTT CTACTTCTCGCGGATCTGGAAAGCACCCTCAACTCATGCCATCGACCCCAAGGTGGGCAGTTGCAAATGGTGCAGGTGTGATATTGAGCGTTTGTGATGAGGAAGTTGCTCGCTACGAAACTGCTACTTTAACAGCAGTTGCAGTTCCTGCACTATTACTCCCTCCTCCCACTACAGCTCTCGATGAGCATCTAGTTGCTGGCTTACCGGCTCTTGAGCCATATGCACGTTTATTTCATAG ATATTACGCAATTGCTACGCCAAGTGCCACCCAAAGACTTCTTCTGGGACTTCTAGAGGCACCTCCATCATGGGCACCTGATGCACTTGATGCTGCTGTTCAACTTGTGGAACTTCTTCGTGCAGCTGAGGAGTACGCGTCTGGAATGAGG CTTCCTAGGAACTGGATGCATTTGCATTTCCTGCGTGCAATTGGAACTGCAATGTCCATGAGAGCAGGTGTAGCTGCTGATGCTGCGGCTGCTCTTCTGTTTCGCATACTTTCTCAGCCTGCATTGCTTTTCCCTCCATTGAGGCAAGTTGAAGGGATCGAAGTCCAGTATGAACCTTTGGGTGGTCATGTCTCATCCTATATGAAGCAG ATAGAAGTACCTGCTGCTGAAGCAACCATAGAAGCTACTGCCCAAGGCATTGCATCAATGCTCTGTGCCCATGGCCCTGAAGTTGAATGGAGAATCTGCACCATCTGGGAAGCAGCTTATGGCCTGATCCCTCTAAGCTCTTCAGCAGTTGATCTTCCAGAAATCATAGTGGCAACGCCATTGCAATCTCCCATTCTGTCATGGAACCTCTACATACCTCTCCTTAAGGTCCTGGAATATCTCCCTAGAGGAAGTCCTTCGGAAGCATGTCTCATGAAGATATTTGTTGCTACAGTGGAAGCTATTCTTCAGAGAACTTTTCCGCCTAACAGATACCATGAGGAAACTGTACGGACACGGCATCTTTCTTCATTAGGGTCAGCATCCAAAAATTTGGCTGTGGCTGAGCTTCGAACTATGGTTCACTCGCTCTTTCTAGAATCTTGTGCCTCAGTAGAACTAGCTTCTCGCCTTCTTTTTGTAGTATTGACTGTATGTGTTAGCTATGAAGCTCAATCCAGTGGGAGCAAGAGACCGACGGGTGAGGCTTTCAGTACACAGAATGAAAGCTCTGAGGATTCTCAAGTCTCATTAGAAAATAGAAGAGGAAGGAAAGTTAGAAAGATGAAGAAGCAAGGGCCTGTAGCAGCATTTGATTCTTATGTTTTGGCTGCTGTATGTGCTCTTGCCTGTGAGCTGCAGCTGTTTCCCTTAATCTCAAGGGGGAGTAATAACTCAAACTGCAATAATATGGATGGTCTAGTCAAGCCTGCCAAGATAAATGGATCTACTATTGAACTTCAGAATAGTTTTGACTCAGCTATTCACCATACACACAGAATATTAGCAATTTTGGAGGCGCTTTTTTCCCTTAAACCATCATCAGTTGGAACATCATGGAGTTACAGTTCAAATGAAATTGTTGCAGCAGCTATGGTTGCGGCTCATGTCTCTGAACTGTTCAGGCGTTCAAAGGCTTGCATGCACGCTCTTTCTGTCTTAATGCGATGCAATTGGGACAGTGAAATTCACAGCAGGGCTTCGTCCCTCTACAACCTCATTGATATCCATGGTAAAGCTGTTGCATCCATTGTTAACAAGGCTGAGCCTCTTGAGGCGCATTTATTGCATGCCCCTGTTTGGAAGGATTCGTCTCTGTGTTTGgacagaaaaacaaacaactaTGCAAGTAATAGCTGCTTTGAACTGGGGCAATCATCCGTCCCTATGCATGGAGAATCAGTCAATGCAAAGTGTTCAGTGAATTGTGGAAAAGCGTTGGATTCTAGTGATAGTTCTGCAAGTCCGCTGGGTAAAAGCATTGACAGTTTCCCTTTGGATGCTTCTGATTTGGCCCATTTCCTCACCAAGGACAGGCATATAGGATTCAATTGCAGTGCCCAAGTTCTTTTGAGATCAATCCTTGCAGAAAAACCTGAATCATGTTTTGCTGTTGTTTCACTACTGTGGCATAAATTGATTGCTGCTCCTGAAATGCAACCAAGTGCAGAAAGCACATCTGCTCAGCAAGGATGGAGACAG GTAGTTGATGCTATGTGCAACGTCGTATCAGCATCACCAACAAAAGCAGCTGCAGCCGTTGTTCTTCAG GCCGAGAGGGAATTGCAACCATGGATAGCTAAAGATGACGATCAAGGTCAGAAGATGTGGAGAATCAACCAGCGTATCATTAAACTGATAGTTGAGCTAATGAGAAATCACGAGAGGCCAGAATCATTGATGATCATCGCAAGTGCTTCAGATTTGCTTCTTCGTGCCACAGATGGGATGCTTATAGATGGAGAAGCTTGTACTTTACCACAACTTGAG TTACTTGAGGTGACGGCTAGAGCAGTGCAACTTATTCTGGAATGGGGTGAATCTGGGTTGGTTGTTGCAGATGGCCTTTCCAATCTTCTAAAG TGCCGTCTACCAGCTACCGTCACATGCCTTTCTCATCCAAGTGCGCATGTTCGTGCTTTGAGCACGTCCGTTCTTCGTGATATCATGCAGACTGGTTCAGTTGATTCTAGACAAAAtctaagagagagaaatgaaattcATGGTCCTTACCAGTACTTTAATTTGGACGTCATCGAGTGGCAAGCCGATATCGAGAAATGTTTAAGATGGGAAGCTCATAGCCGGCTTGCAAGTGGAATGTCTATCCAGTTTCTTGACATCGCAGCGAAGGAATTAGGCTGTGCAATATCCTTATGA